Genomic window (Thiohalophilus sp.):
GTGGCGCAGCAGGTCAACCGTTGTTACTACAGATTTTTCAGCCATAATCAAGTTCGTTTTTTACCACAGAGGACGCCAGGGTTTGGTTATAAATTTTTAATGTTGAATGTTTAATTTTGAATTTTCGTACTCAGCGGTAGCCTGCGTGACACCCTGCGAATAGCGAGGTTGTCAGGTAGCGCTGTGCGCAACCTGATCTACGCAACTTCGGAAATATCCAGCATTGATGTTAATTCAGCATTCAACATTAAAAATTCAAAATTATTTTTCTGCCTCTGCGTTAATTTCCAAAAAACCAGAGAAGAGGCACGACAATCACCCGTCACCTGCCTCTTTGTTTGAAACCGCCGCCTCTTCGAATGTGGCCATGTTGTTATGCAACGCGCAGGCATGGCGCAGGAGTGACAGGGCCACGGCCGCCCCGCTGCCCTCGCCCAGGCGCATGCCGAGATCGAGTAACGGCTCGGCCCCCAGCGCATCCAGGATCGCCCGATGACCGGGCTCGGCGGAGCGGTGGCTGTAGATAAACCATTGCTTGCTTCCGGGTAACAATCGCTCGGCGATCAGCGCCGCGACACTGCAGATAAACCCGTCCACCAGTACCGGCAGGCCACGCTGGGCGGCATGCATAAACGCCCCGCTCAGAGCCGCGATTTCAAAGCCGCCGAAACAGCGGAGCACCTGCTGTACATCATCGGGATCGAGCGCGTGTCGGACGATGGCCGCGTCGATTACTGCTGCCTTGTGCCGGACCCCGCTATCGTCCAGCCCGGTGCCCGGGCCGACCAGTTCCCGGGCCGGTTGCTGCAACAATACACAGCCCAGCGCCGCGGCCGAGGTGGTGTTGGCAATGCCCATCTCCCCACCGATATAGATCTGGCTTCCGTCTTCCAGCGCGCGTTGTACCGAATCGCGGCCCGCCTTCAGTGCCTGCTCGGCCTGTTGCTGTGTCATGGCCGGTTGCTGACTGAAGTCGGCCGTGCCTTCGCCAATGCGCTGGTCGACCACCCCCGGCAGTTCACCGGGATCGTGGGCGGTGCCGACATTGACCACTTCCAGCCGGGCGTTCTGTTGCGCTGCCAGGACGCTGATCGCGGCACCGCCACGGGCGAAGTTGCGCACCATCTCGGTGGTGACGATCTGCGGAAAGGCGGATACGCCCTGATGGGCGATGCCGTGATCGGCGGCAAAGACCGCCACCCAGCACTGTTGGATCACGGGCGTGGCATTCGCCTGCAGGCCGGCCAGTTGGATTGCCAGGGATTCCAGTTTACCCAGTGAACCGGGCGGTTTGGTCAGCTGGCTCTGACGTTGCTGCGCGGCGTGGCATGCATTTTCATCGATCGCCTGCACGGGCTGTTGCCACCAGGGTGAGGGCATAACTTATCCTTTGAGTATTTGCGGCAATCCGGCGGTGATCAGCGTCACCCGATCACACACCCGGGCGAGACGCTGATGCAGGCGGCCGGTCTCGTCGGCAAAGCGGCGCGACAGCGGATCGGCGGGAATGATGCCCTGACCCACTTCGTTACTGACCAGCAACAGATCGGCCTGCATTGAGGGCAGGCAGGCCAGCAGTTTGTTCTGTTCCTGTTCCAGCCGTTGCGGATCGCTATCGAGTAACAGGTTGGTCAGCCACAGGGTCAGACAGTCGATCAGCATGATCGCTTCGGGATCATCGCTGTTGTGCAGGGCCTCGCCCAGCGCCAGCGGCTCTTCAATGACCTGCCAGTTGGCGGGACGCTCCTGTTGATGACGTCGAATGCGCTCGGCCATCTCGGCATCGCCGGCCGTGGCCGTTGCAATCAGGGTGACCGGTTTGCCGCTGTCCTGGGCCAATTGCTGGGCATAGCGACTTTTACCGGAACGGATACCGCCGAGGATTAATTGCTGCATGGGTTGGAACAGGAATCAGAAAATCAGACCCATCAGGGTCAACAACGCGAGCAGAACCACCCAGACGACCAGCGCCCGTTTGACCAGTGCCAGCGCATGTTGAGCCGGGGCAATATTGATCGCGGCTTCATCGTCGGACCCGGTATATTCACCCTGTATCGCCCCGTTACCGCTGACAATCAAGAAGGTGTCGCTATCCTGTTCCCAGAGGTCTTTGGGGCTCTGCCAGCGACTGAGGGTGTCGACAAAATTGCCGGCCAGGGCATAACACAATACGGTGAGCCGGGCGGGTATCCAGGCGAGAATCTGATACAGATCGCGGCTGGCATTGCGATACTCGTCCGTGACCGAGGCTTGCTGACGGACATGACAACTGAGTCGAAACAGTACCGCCCCGATCGGCCCGAGAATCAAAAACCAGAACAGCACGCCGAACATCCGCGTGTTGGCCTCCACCAGAATCCGATCGCGCACCTGCTGGACCAGCTCGGCGGTGGATTCGGCGGTGATTTCCGTCTCGTCACCCAGCTGGCGGGCACACAGCATGGCCGCTTCGGGATCGTCCCGTTCCAGGGCATCCAGCACCGGCTGAACATCCGCGTCCAGATCGCGCGGACCCAGGGTAAAAATCAGCACCACCAGTCCGAATAAAAAGGCCAGCAGGCCGGTCAGGGCGCCCAGTGCCGCCAGTACGATCCAGACTGCCAGTGCCACCAGCCCGATCAGCAGGATCACGCCCACCGGTCCGTCGCGCAGGGGCTGGCCCTCGAGTTTGTGATAGAGGGTTTCGTGGTAGCGATCGAACCAGTCGAAACGGCGCAGGTCGGACACCGGCTTGTAGAAGAACTCCACCGCCAGTGCCAGTAATATACTTATCAGATTCATGATGCCAAGTGTCTATATAAAAGGTGTAAATATCAAGCTTTGTGGCACGCTATAACGCCGCCATCAGACGCGCCCAGTCGAACGCCGGGCCGGGATCGGTCTTGCGTCCCGGGGCGATATCGCAGTGGCCGACGATCCGCTCGCGGGTGATCGCCGGATAGGCCTGTTGCACCAGGCGGGTTACCGCCTGCAGCTGTTGATACTGAACGGGCTCGTAGGGCAGTTCATCGCTGCCTTCCAGTTCGATGCCGATGGAAAAATCGTTGCAATTGGTCCGCCCGGCAAATTGTGAATCGCCGGCGTGCCAGGCCCGCTCGCCAAAGGGGACGTACTGGACCAGCTCGCCGTTACGGCGTATCAGCAGATGCGCGGATACCTGCAGATCGCAGATTTCCCGAAAATAGGGATGCTGGGCCGGATCCAGGCAGTTGGTGAAAAAACGGTCAATGGCATCCCCGCCAAACTGCTGTGGCGGCAGGCTGATGCCATGAATCACCAGCAGGGAGATATCCCCGGGATCGGGCCGGGCATTGTAATTGGGCGAGGGGCACTGGCGCGCGCCCTGTAGCAGCCCGGTATGGGGATCGATCTGCATGGGATAATCCGTTGTCCTTCCTGAGTCCTGTAGCGGGCGATGTTTGTCCCGGACAG
Coding sequences:
- the cobT gene encoding nicotinate-nucleotide--dimethylbenzimidazole phosphoribosyltransferase; translated protein: MPSPWWQQPVQAIDENACHAAQQRQSQLTKPPGSLGKLESLAIQLAGLQANATPVIQQCWVAVFAADHGIAHQGVSAFPQIVTTEMVRNFARGGAAISVLAAQQNARLEVVNVGTAHDPGELPGVVDQRIGEGTADFSQQPAMTQQQAEQALKAGRDSVQRALEDGSQIYIGGEMGIANTTSAAALGCVLLQQPARELVGPGTGLDDSGVRHKAAVIDAAIVRHALDPDDVQQVLRCFGGFEIAALSGAFMHAAQRGLPVLVDGFICSVAALIAERLLPGSKQWFIYSHRSAEPGHRAILDALGAEPLLDLGMRLGEGSGAAVALSLLRHACALHNNMATFEEAAVSNKEAGDG
- the ampD gene encoding 1,6-anhydro-N-acetylmuramyl-L-alanine amidase AmpD, translating into MQIDPHTGLLQGARQCPSPNYNARPDPGDISLLVIHGISLPPQQFGGDAIDRFFTNCLDPAQHPYFREICDLQVSAHLLIRRNGELVQYVPFGERAWHAGDSQFAGRTNCNDFSIGIELEGSDELPYEPVQYQQLQAVTRLVQQAYPAITRERIVGHCDIAPGRKTDPGPAFDWARLMAAL
- the ampE gene encoding regulatory signaling modulator protein AmpE, encoding MNLISILLALAVEFFYKPVSDLRRFDWFDRYHETLYHKLEGQPLRDGPVGVILLIGLVALAVWIVLAALGALTGLLAFLFGLVVLIFTLGPRDLDADVQPVLDALERDDPEAAMLCARQLGDETEITAESTAELVQQVRDRILVEANTRMFGVLFWFLILGPIGAVLFRLSCHVRQQASVTDEYRNASRDLYQILAWIPARLTVLCYALAGNFVDTLSRWQSPKDLWEQDSDTFLIVSGNGAIQGEYTGSDDEAAINIAPAQHALALVKRALVVWVVLLALLTLMGLIF
- the cobU gene encoding bifunctional adenosylcobinamide kinase/adenosylcobinamide-phosphate guanylyltransferase; the protein is MQQLILGGIRSGKSRYAQQLAQDSGKPVTLIATATAGDAEMAERIRRHQQERPANWQVIEEPLALGEALHNSDDPEAIMLIDCLTLWLTNLLLDSDPQRLEQEQNKLLACLPSMQADLLLVSNEVGQGIIPADPLSRRFADETGRLHQRLARVCDRVTLITAGLPQILKG